In Zingiber officinale cultivar Zhangliang chromosome 8B, Zo_v1.1, whole genome shotgun sequence, a single genomic region encodes these proteins:
- the LOC122013674 gene encoding uncharacterized protein LOC122013674, whose product MGDSLSDNISENGAKATGFSRPSLPWLRLDHVGGSWADELPDVLWAIRTTPKEGTGVTPFHLVYGGEAVVPVEVGIESDRLQQYNEENVGRRLLELDLVDEARAKAIVRLTAYRQRMRQNYNRRVIPRSFQVDDFVWKKVKLVGDVTKL is encoded by the exons ATGGGAGACAGTTTGTCGGACAACATCTCAGAGAATGGTGCGAAGGCTACGGGATTCAGCAggccttcacttccgtggc ttcggctcgaccacgtcggGGGCAGCTGGGCGGACGAGCTTCCGGACGTGCTATGGgcaatccgcacgaccccaaaggaggggacGGGAGTGACACCGTTTCACTTGGTCTATGGAGGCGAAGCGGTCGTCCCTGTTGAAGTTGGAATCGAATCCGATCGTCTACAGCAATACAACGAAGAGAACGTCGGGCGGAGACTCCTGGAGCTGGACTTAGTGGACGAAGCACGCGCCAAAGCAATCGTCCGGCTGACGGCTTACCGACAGAGGATGCGCCAGAACTACAACAGGCGGGTAATACCTAGATCTTTTCAGGTTGACGACTTCGTATGGAAAAAGGTGAAACTGGTCGGGGATGTCACCAAGCTGTAG